The proteins below come from a single Aegilops tauschii subsp. strangulata cultivar AL8/78 chromosome 6, Aet v6.0, whole genome shotgun sequence genomic window:
- the LOC109779954 gene encoding uncharacterized protein, with product MADSNPDSIKRYTPPVHRNRANNRRKAGDRAEKANYSYNNDGEKSHVPSLKNLPPIIHHDAFVSNAQNDYSHARLVPLEGCSASEASQLLSERWAAAMNMYNDPNDSPDKPVMYAGSGGSSWGQGHMKLPHQMNFLEDLRRAVDAQTGLAAALSTWN from the exons ATGGCGGATAGCAACCCGGACAGCATCAAGAGATACACGCCTCCCGTGCACAG GAATCGTGCAAACAATCGCCGCAAGGCTGGAG ATAGGGCTGAGAAAGCCAACTATTCATACAACAATGATGGAGAGAAGAGCCATGTTCCTTCACTAAAGAACCTTCCTCCAATTATCCATCATGATGCTTTTGTCAGCAATGCTCAAAATGATTACAGTCATGCAAGATTAGTACCATTGGAAGGATGTTCTGCTAGTGAGGCTTCACAGCTTCTCAGTGAAC GTTGGGCTGCTGCAATGAACATGTATAATGACCCAAATGATTCCCCTG ATAAACCGGTGATGTACGCTGGATCTGGCGGATCGTCATGGGGTCAAGGTCACATGAAACTTCCTCATCAG ATGAACTTCCTCGAAGATCTGCGTCGTGCGGTAGATGCTCAAACGGGCCTGGCAGCGGCGCTCAGCACCTGGAACTAA